The following are encoded together in the Robertmurraya sp. FSL R5-0851 genome:
- the comGF gene encoding competence type IV pilus minor pilin ComGF translates to MTVFNNHGFTLIEMLIAFSIYCMLASFLPYIFSIILNMNHVTNRTQQLEFELFISQLNTELQGCDYVEVKNGKLYLQSVGELVTYEKYGPYIRRLVQFQGHEIVLQNINSVEFRQNQKSISISVIGNNNVLYEDQLFPFLQVVGGP, encoded by the coding sequence GTGACAGTTTTTAATAATCACGGATTTACTTTAATTGAGATGTTGATAGCTTTCTCGATTTATTGTATGCTTGCCTCTTTTTTACCTTATATTTTTTCGATTATTTTGAACATGAACCATGTTACGAATCGAACACAACAATTAGAATTCGAGCTCTTTATTAGTCAGTTAAATACGGAACTTCAAGGTTGTGATTATGTTGAGGTAAAAAACGGAAAGCTTTATTTACAAAGTGTTGGGGAATTAGTCACGTATGAGAAATATGGGCCATACATCCGTCGATTGGTCCAATTTCAAGGTCATGAAATAGTTTTACAAAATATTAATAGTGTTGAGTTCAGACAAAATCAAAAAAGTATCTCAATTTCTGTTATTGGAAACAATAACGTCTTATATGAGGACCAACTGTTTCCTTTCCTTCAGGTGGTGGGAGGACCATGA
- the comGC gene encoding competence type IV pilus major pilin ComGC gives MKKFIRNEKAFTLIEMMIVLLVISVLLIIAVPNISKHNSNIKEKGCEAFIKMVEAQVQSFEMDKNRLPTDLAELQTEGYLQDNQLTCPNGDIVTISSTGAVSANNE, from the coding sequence ATGAAAAAATTCATCCGAAATGAGAAGGCTTTTACACTTATAGAAATGATGATTGTTTTGCTTGTGATTTCAGTATTATTAATCATTGCAGTTCCAAACATCAGTAAGCATAATAGCAATATTAAAGAAAAAGGATGTGAGGCTTTTATAAAAATGGTAGAAGCCCAGGTTCAATCCTTTGAAATGGATAAAAATCGTTTGCCAACCGATTTGGCAGAATTACAAACAGAAGGGTATCTACAAGACAACCAATTAACCTGTCCAAATGGAGATATCGTGACGATCTCGTCTACGGGAGCTGTCTCAGCTAATAATGAATAA
- the comGB gene encoding competence type IV pilus assembly protein ComGB, whose amino-acid sequence MKSNKWLLTEQSNLLKHVGELLDRGYSLAEALESTSLQMGEGKKIQLSKSIKLLREGFAFSFVIQKLGFHQTLVSYVYFAEQHGGQAHAYMEASNYMMKQQKDKKELIKVLTYPLILVFTTILLFVFVDQFLLPKFVSLFQSMGLSSNFFTRVILLIGSSFPFISALLVLTLLVCASYYLFAFKNYSAMKQKEILVSIPWCGPFFQLLITHYFSVQMSYLLGGGLSIFEAVSLFEGNKKNKFDQELGVYLKQHLLKGTSLEEIIKKQKIFERDLSIIIQHGQKNGRLDQEFHFFSSYCMNRFQEKVNYIMKFIQPSIYLLVGLLVISMYLSILLPMFHLMEGI is encoded by the coding sequence ATGAAATCAAATAAGTGGTTATTAACGGAGCAATCCAACTTGCTAAAACATGTGGGTGAATTACTTGATAGAGGGTACTCCCTGGCCGAGGCGTTGGAATCCACTTCCTTACAGATGGGAGAAGGGAAGAAAATCCAACTGAGTAAAAGTATCAAATTACTAAGAGAGGGTTTCGCTTTTTCGTTCGTTATTCAAAAATTAGGATTCCACCAAACCTTAGTCAGCTATGTGTATTTTGCAGAGCAACATGGTGGTCAAGCTCATGCATATATGGAAGCAAGTAATTATATGATGAAGCAACAGAAAGATAAGAAAGAACTAATTAAAGTATTAACTTATCCCCTTATTCTTGTTTTTACTACTATCCTCCTTTTTGTATTTGTTGATCAATTCCTTTTACCAAAGTTTGTATCTCTCTTTCAATCCATGGGGTTGTCTTCCAACTTCTTTACAAGGGTTATTCTCCTTATTGGCTCTTCTTTCCCCTTCATTAGTGCTCTTTTAGTATTAACTCTACTTGTATGTGCTAGTTACTATCTTTTTGCCTTCAAGAATTATTCCGCCATGAAACAAAAAGAGATTTTAGTGTCCATTCCGTGGTGTGGTCCGTTTTTTCAATTATTAATTACTCACTATTTTTCTGTGCAAATGAGTTATTTGTTAGGAGGGGGGCTTTCGATTTTTGAGGCGGTTAGTCTTTTTGAAGGAAATAAGAAAAACAAGTTTGATCAAGAGCTAGGAGTTTATTTGAAGCAACATCTATTAAAAGGGACTAGTCTAGAGGAAATTATTAAAAAGCAGAAGATATTTGAGCGTGACTTATCAATTATTATCCAGCACGGCCAAAAAAATGGCCGGCTTGATCAAGAGTTTCATTTCTTTAGCAGCTATTGTATGAATAGATTTCAAGAAAAAGTGAATTACATAATGAAATTTATTCAACCGTCTATATACCTACTTGTAGGATTATTAGTGATTTCAATGTATCTATCCATCTTACTACCGATGTTCCATTTAATGGAGGGTATATGA
- a CDS encoding helix-turn-helix transcriptional regulator produces MEQTLKITNVLSDPTRYYIYQYITKRHQEVTVQEIADNFNIHPNVARLHLSKLEDVNMLISETKKTGKGGRPSRLYRLSDDLIQLNFPFRDYQMLAKITMESMLSLGEEGHKVLRMTGKRFGKEMIEQEMTRSHNGEFPTFEKKLNTLKNAATMAGFYPEFEVSEDQTRIYFQIFNCPFKEIATEHPDAVCETHHEFLKGMFESLFNDVELLEKQNIIKGCEACAYQALITN; encoded by the coding sequence ATGGAACAAACATTGAAAATAACAAATGTATTATCGGACCCAACTCGTTATTACATTTATCAGTACATTACCAAAAGACATCAGGAAGTTACCGTTCAAGAAATTGCAGACAATTTTAATATTCATCCGAACGTAGCAAGATTACATCTTTCTAAGCTTGAAGATGTGAACATGCTGATCTCGGAAACAAAAAAAACGGGCAAAGGTGGTAGACCAAGTAGGTTATACCGATTGTCAGATGACCTCATTCAGTTGAATTTTCCGTTCCGAGACTATCAGATGTTAGCTAAAATCACTATGGAATCCATGCTCTCTCTTGGAGAAGAAGGTCATAAAGTGTTACGTATGACCGGGAAAAGATTTGGTAAGGAAATGATTGAGCAAGAAATGACCAGATCTCATAATGGAGAGTTCCCTACTTTTGAAAAAAAGTTAAATACATTAAAAAACGCGGCAACAATGGCTGGCTTTTACCCAGAATTCGAAGTGAGTGAAGACCAGACTCGAATATATTTCCAAATTTTCAACTGTCCATTTAAAGAAATTGCGACCGAACATCCAGATGCTGTTTGTGAAACACATCACGAATTTTTAAAAGGAATGTTTGAATCTCTGTTTAATGACGTTGAGCTTTTAGAAAAGCAAAACATAATTAAAGGTTGCGAGGCTTGTGCTTATCAAGCATTAATAACGAATTAA
- the gcvT gene encoding glycine cleavage system aminomethyltransferase GcvT — translation MIVAQLKRTPLFDVYQQYGGKTIDFGGWELPVQFSSIKEEHEAVRTKAGLFDVSHMGEIEVKGTDSLAYLQKMMTNDVSKLQIGDAQYTAMCYENGGTVDDLLIYKLNHDHYLLVVNASNIEKDFTWLNDRVEGDVTLLNLSEQMGQLALQGPLAEQVLQKLVDTADLSTIGYFKFQEKVSIGGKEALVSRTGYTGEDGFEVYCKSEDATFLWETILEAGKEDGVLPCGLGARDTLRFEANLALYGQELSSTISPLEAGIGFAVKVNKEVDFIGKQALKQQKEAGIPRKLIGIEMIDRGIPRHGYPVYVGEQLVGEVTTGTQSPTLKRNIGLALVDSTVVSAESELTIEIRGKRLKVKVIPTPFYKREKK, via the coding sequence ATGATAGTGGCGCAACTAAAAAGAACACCGCTTTTTGACGTGTATCAACAATATGGTGGGAAAACCATTGACTTTGGAGGATGGGAACTGCCAGTTCAATTTTCAAGCATTAAAGAAGAGCATGAGGCTGTAAGAACGAAGGCAGGATTGTTCGATGTTTCTCATATGGGAGAAATTGAAGTGAAAGGGACAGACAGTTTGGCCTACCTCCAAAAAATGATGACGAATGATGTATCGAAGCTGCAAATAGGTGATGCACAATATACTGCTATGTGCTACGAGAATGGTGGTACGGTCGACGATCTTCTCATCTATAAACTGAATCACGACCATTATCTGCTTGTTGTAAATGCTTCAAATATTGAAAAAGATTTTACATGGTTAAACGATCGTGTTGAAGGGGATGTAACGCTTTTGAATCTTTCTGAACAAATGGGCCAGCTAGCTCTTCAAGGCCCGCTTGCCGAACAGGTTCTTCAGAAGCTAGTTGATACAGCTGACCTTTCGACAATTGGATATTTTAAATTTCAAGAGAAAGTATCCATCGGAGGAAAAGAGGCACTTGTTTCCAGAACAGGGTATACCGGAGAAGATGGCTTTGAGGTGTACTGTAAGAGTGAAGATGCGACTTTCCTATGGGAAACCATTCTTGAGGCAGGTAAAGAAGACGGCGTTCTTCCTTGTGGCTTAGGCGCTCGTGATACCCTTCGCTTCGAAGCTAATTTGGCCCTTTATGGTCAGGAGCTTTCTTCCACGATTTCTCCGTTAGAAGCTGGTATTGGTTTCGCTGTGAAAGTTAATAAGGAAGTAGATTTTATTGGAAAGCAAGCTTTAAAGCAGCAAAAGGAAGCTGGAATCCCTCGTAAACTAATAGGCATTGAAATGATTGACAGAGGCATACCAAGACATGGTTATCCGGTGTATGTGGGTGAACAACTCGTAGGAGAAGTAACAACTGGAACACAATCACCTACGTTGAAAAGAAACATTGGCTTAGCGTTAGTGGATTCAACAGTCGTATCTGCAGAGTCGGAGCTAACCATTGAGATTCGTGGGAAACGCTTGAAGGTGAAAGTGATACCAACACCATTTTATAAAAGGGAAAAGAAATAA
- the comGA gene encoding competence type IV pilus ATPase ComGA translates to MTSIEELADRMLKDAVTKQATDIHIIPRKLDTLVQFRVAHRLVTRYSLPIEECERLISHFKFSASMDIGEKRRPQNGSYSIMVDHQQIGLRLSTLPGNKKESLVIRLLPEHHTIPSYQVSLFPYMTNKLLALLKHAHGLIILTGPTGSGKTTTLYTLLEKSTNLFDRNVIALEDPIEKESDAVLQVQVNEKAGISYATGLKAILRHDPDIIMVGEIRDSETAKTAVRAALTGHLVLSTMHTRDAKGAIYRLLEFGVDWIEIEQTLVAVTAQRLVELSCTLCTAECSNACFGCERSKKACVFELLAGQPLSHVIQEARGEKRAYDYTTLRKVISKGIALGFIKETEYDRWVLDNEIK, encoded by the coding sequence GTGACTTCGATTGAAGAATTAGCCGATCGAATGTTGAAGGATGCTGTTACAAAGCAAGCAACCGATATCCACATTATCCCACGCAAGCTTGACACTCTTGTTCAATTTAGAGTGGCACATCGCCTTGTTACTCGCTACTCTTTACCTATTGAAGAATGCGAAAGGTTAATCTCCCATTTTAAATTTAGTGCATCCATGGATATTGGGGAAAAAAGGCGACCTCAAAACGGTTCCTATTCGATAATGGTCGATCATCAGCAAATTGGTTTGCGCCTCTCTACTCTTCCAGGCAATAAGAAAGAAAGTTTAGTCATACGACTGCTCCCCGAACACCATACAATCCCTTCTTACCAAGTTTCCTTATTCCCTTATATGACCAATAAGCTTCTTGCCTTACTAAAGCATGCCCACGGATTAATCATCTTAACTGGTCCAACTGGCAGTGGAAAAACAACAACCTTATACACCTTGCTCGAAAAGAGTACGAATTTATTTGACCGAAATGTGATTGCTTTAGAAGATCCAATTGAAAAGGAAAGTGACGCTGTTTTACAGGTTCAAGTGAATGAAAAAGCTGGAATATCCTATGCGACAGGATTGAAAGCTATCCTTCGTCATGACCCAGATATAATAATGGTGGGTGAAATTCGAGACAGTGAGACAGCCAAAACGGCAGTGAGAGCAGCGTTAACAGGACATCTTGTGTTATCAACTATGCACACTCGCGATGCAAAAGGGGCGATTTATCGACTTCTTGAATTTGGTGTAGATTGGATTGAAATCGAACAAACTCTTGTTGCAGTTACGGCTCAAAGATTAGTAGAACTTAGTTGTACACTTTGTACAGCTGAATGTTCAAATGCTTGTTTTGGTTGTGAGCGTTCAAAGAAAGCGTGTGTGTTTGAACTATTAGCAGGTCAACCATTAAGTCATGTTATTCAGGAGGCAAGAGGGGAGAAAAGAGCGTATGACTATACGACCCTAAGGAAGGTCATATCAAAGGGGATTGCACTCGGTTTTATAAAAGAAACGGAGTATGATCGATGGGTGTTGGACAATGAAATCAAATAA
- a CDS encoding YqhG family protein, translating into MQQQEIHNFLVKYFTANQCEILVNTGSYITVQLTVELDKELMNRPFYWHYLEKTGGVPNPMKLTLITDQKKTPEDIKGEVIHFGSPRLHQIFHSTKNLAGYIRLYEDHQATMGQQVPLRPWLGMNVKISYQCDRKRDVFRSIGLQLINGQLVENFHNELLKLQLARKIPDYSFTLSPLIMPNSGVTRIQNMIRSNILEEDHSWANDARERWSKDMKLLEHFYEEAEEKGESYENEKRALQEQYEPKVQISIINGGIFYLSEKAI; encoded by the coding sequence GTGCAGCAACAGGAAATTCATAATTTTTTGGTGAAGTATTTTACTGCTAACCAATGTGAAATACTCGTAAATACCGGTTCATATATAACCGTACAATTAACAGTTGAATTAGATAAGGAATTGATGAATCGTCCGTTTTACTGGCATTACTTAGAAAAAACAGGTGGAGTTCCAAACCCTATGAAACTTACGCTTATTACGGATCAAAAAAAGACACCTGAAGATATTAAAGGCGAGGTCATCCATTTTGGCTCGCCAAGACTTCATCAAATATTTCATTCAACTAAAAACCTTGCTGGATATATTCGGCTTTATGAAGATCATCAAGCAACCATGGGTCAACAAGTACCATTACGTCCTTGGTTAGGTATGAACGTAAAAATCTCCTATCAATGTGACCGTAAAAGAGACGTCTTTCGGTCGATAGGTCTACAATTAATTAATGGTCAACTAGTCGAGAACTTTCACAATGAACTGTTAAAATTACAATTAGCTCGCAAAATACCTGACTACTCCTTTACCTTATCACCACTTATTATGCCGAATAGTGGGGTAACACGAATTCAGAATATGATTCGTTCAAACATTCTTGAAGAAGATCATTCATGGGCAAACGATGCTAGAGAACGCTGGTCAAAAGACATGAAATTGCTGGAGCATTTTTATGAAGAAGCGGAGGAAAAAGGAGAAAGCTATGAAAATGAAAAACGAGCCTTACAGGAGCAATACGAACCAAAAGTTCAGATTTCGATAATAAATGGCGGTATTTTTTACTTATCTGAAAAAGCAATTTAA
- the comGE gene encoding competence type IV pilus minor pilin ComGE produces MLYKTNGFFLVELLLSLSIWLVITLFLLPMFIQVSKQSLNTQYSREASKLLYDSLQEAMFTGLFIDQLTVERKGKSFTVTKEVSKNEVCVKYENAFKKEVLLCDSF; encoded by the coding sequence ATGTTGTACAAAACTAATGGTTTTTTCCTTGTTGAACTATTGCTTTCTCTGTCCATTTGGTTGGTAATAACTTTATTTTTACTCCCGATGTTTATTCAGGTAAGTAAGCAGTCGCTTAACACTCAATATAGTCGAGAGGCTTCAAAGCTATTATATGATTCCTTACAGGAAGCAATGTTCACCGGATTATTCATAGACCAATTAACAGTAGAGAGAAAAGGGAAGTCATTTACTGTAACAAAGGAAGTGTCTAAAAATGAGGTGTGTGTAAAATATGAAAATGCTTTTAAAAAGGAAGTTCTCCTATGTGACAGTTTTTAA
- the gcvPA gene encoding aminomethyl-transferring glycine dehydrogenase subunit GcvPA, giving the protein MKHRYLPMTETDKKAMLEEIGISDVQELFNDIPESVQFKGEYNIKKAKSETALLKELTLLASKNADLRSHTSFLGAGVYDHYMPVIVDHVLSRSEFYTAYTPYQPEISQGELQAIFEFQTMICELTGMDVANSSMYDGGTALAEAAMLSSGHTKRKKVLLSSTVHPETKDVVKTYAKGQYVEVVEIPYQDGVTDLEALKSEMGDDIAAVIVQYPNFFGRIEPMKELEEIIHANKAMFVVSSNPLSLGALTPPGAFVADIVAGDAQPFGIPTSFGGPHCGYFAVTNKLVRKIPGRLVGQTKDDQGRRGFVLTLQAREQHIRRDKATSNICSNQALNALAASVAMTALGKKGVKEMAVSNIQRAHYAKKAFENKGFTIAFNGPCFNEFVVVLNKPVKEVNQQLLKEGIIGGYDLGRDYPELKNHMLVAVTELRTKEEIDLFVDRMGDYHA; this is encoded by the coding sequence ATGAAGCATCGCTACTTACCAATGACAGAAACCGATAAAAAAGCCATGCTAGAAGAAATCGGAATTTCCGATGTTCAGGAGCTTTTTAACGATATTCCAGAAAGTGTACAGTTTAAGGGAGAATATAATATTAAAAAAGCTAAATCGGAGACAGCCTTATTAAAAGAATTAACTCTTTTGGCTTCTAAAAATGCCGACTTACGCTCACATACTTCCTTTTTAGGAGCTGGTGTGTATGATCATTACATGCCTGTCATTGTGGATCATGTTCTTTCACGTTCAGAATTTTACACAGCCTATACACCTTATCAACCAGAAATTTCACAAGGTGAGTTACAGGCGATCTTTGAATTTCAAACAATGATTTGTGAATTAACAGGTATGGACGTAGCTAACTCTTCGATGTATGACGGTGGTACCGCTTTGGCAGAAGCGGCGATGCTAAGCTCTGGTCATACGAAGCGTAAAAAGGTGCTTCTCTCTAGTACAGTACATCCGGAAACAAAGGATGTAGTCAAGACGTATGCAAAAGGACAATACGTAGAAGTCGTAGAGATTCCATACCAAGATGGTGTTACTGATTTAGAGGCGTTAAAGAGCGAAATGGGTGATGATATTGCAGCCGTTATCGTACAGTATCCAAACTTCTTTGGAAGAATCGAGCCGATGAAAGAACTCGAGGAAATCATTCACGCGAACAAAGCAATGTTTGTCGTATCAAGTAATCCTTTGTCCCTTGGTGCATTAACACCTCCGGGAGCCTTTGTTGCTGATATTGTAGCGGGAGATGCACAGCCGTTTGGAATTCCAACTTCATTTGGTGGACCACATTGCGGTTATTTTGCTGTAACGAATAAATTGGTTCGTAAAATTCCTGGTCGTCTTGTTGGTCAAACAAAAGATGATCAAGGAAGAAGAGGGTTTGTTTTAACGCTTCAAGCAAGAGAACAACATATCCGACGTGACAAGGCAACATCTAATATTTGCTCAAACCAAGCGTTGAATGCTTTAGCTGCTTCGGTAGCTATGACGGCTTTAGGGAAAAAAGGCGTCAAAGAGATGGCTGTGAGCAATATCCAAAGAGCTCACTATGCAAAGAAAGCATTTGAAAATAAAGGATTCACCATTGCCTTTAATGGACCATGTTTTAATGAATTTGTAGTTGTCTTAAATAAGCCTGTGAAAGAAGTAAACCAACAGCTATTAAAGGAAGGAATCATTGGAGGTTACGATCTCGGTCGTGATTATCCAGAGTTAAAGAATCACATGCTCGTGGCAGTGACTGA
- a CDS encoding Spx/MgsR family RNA polymerase-binding regulatory protein, with amino-acid sequence MNDLIFFTYPSCTSCRKTKKWLTANAVAYEERHLFKETPTSEELKVLLSLTTEGLDELLATRSRVFKSLNQDMNDLTLSQVINMLVEEPRLLKRPIVTDGKKLVVGYNPDALKSILNRKMIKKVAS; translated from the coding sequence ATGAATGATTTGATATTTTTCACTTATCCAAGTTGTACATCTTGTCGAAAAACGAAAAAGTGGCTGACAGCCAATGCGGTGGCATATGAGGAGAGGCATTTATTTAAAGAAACACCGACAAGTGAGGAATTAAAAGTATTACTTTCACTTACCACAGAGGGATTGGACGAATTACTTGCAACAAGAAGCCGAGTATTTAAAAGTCTTAATCAGGATATGAATGACCTTACTCTTTCACAGGTAATCAATATGCTCGTTGAAGAGCCTAGATTGTTAAAAAGGCCTATTGTTACTGATGGCAAAAAGTTAGTGGTCGGTTACAACCCAGACGCATTAAAGAGCATTTTGAACAGAAAAATGATTAAAAAAGTAGCTAGTTAA
- a CDS encoding DEAD/DEAH box helicase, which yields MTVEIEFDSSWQEGLVEKITNDGPWGNFELYKLAVEVEKHTVIDNFEGLQAPKHLPNLTPLPHQLEVAKQVVESMNGKAILADEVGLGKTIEAGLILKEYMIRGLVKKVLILVPASLVTQWSYELTSKFYIPAVAQRKSYVWEQCDVVVSSIDTAKRAPHREIILSQDYDLIIIDEAHKLKNNKTKNYEFVQSLKKKFCLLLTATPIQNRVGEIFNLVSLLKPGHLGNESVFNEKYKKDSRDINDNEHLKELVNKVMIRNRRADTGIEWTKRQVETIPIELTKEEQDLYDSVTELRSEGDWTTTSAFSVMTLQREACSSREAVFFTLKNMLEKKENPSKEYQDQITYLIEKVNAVHTNSKAVKALELIQQVNDKVIIFTEYRATQLYLQWYLKQNGISSVPFRGGFKRGKKDWMRQLFENNVQVLIATEAGGEGINLQFCNHIINFDLPWNPMRLEQRIGRIHRLGQEKDVMIYNFATKGTVEEHVLKLLHEKINLFEKVIGDLDDILTRLEFGSFEDHLSDIFGNSTSEGEMRIKMDNLASMIQFAEEVKDGDYRAATGNS from the coding sequence ATGACGGTAGAGATTGAGTTTGATTCTTCTTGGCAGGAGGGACTGGTAGAGAAAATTACAAATGACGGCCCTTGGGGGAACTTTGAGTTATATAAGCTAGCGGTAGAGGTAGAAAAACATACGGTTATTGATAATTTTGAGGGATTACAAGCTCCCAAACATCTCCCTAATTTAACACCGCTACCTCATCAGCTAGAAGTTGCCAAGCAAGTTGTTGAAAGTATGAACGGAAAAGCCATCCTTGCAGATGAAGTAGGTTTGGGGAAAACGATCGAAGCAGGGCTTATTTTAAAAGAATACATGATTAGAGGTCTTGTAAAAAAAGTCCTCATTCTTGTTCCCGCCTCCCTTGTTACCCAATGGTCATATGAATTAACAAGTAAATTTTATATTCCGGCAGTTGCACAACGTAAAAGCTATGTGTGGGAACAGTGTGATGTAGTTGTATCTTCCATCGATACAGCTAAACGTGCTCCACATCGAGAAATCATTCTCTCTCAAGATTATGATCTGATTATTATTGATGAAGCACATAAATTAAAAAACAATAAAACAAAAAACTATGAATTTGTACAAAGCTTAAAGAAAAAATTCTGTTTACTTCTAACAGCAACCCCTATTCAAAATCGAGTTGGTGAGATTTTCAACCTTGTCTCTCTCTTAAAACCTGGTCATCTAGGAAATGAATCTGTGTTTAATGAAAAATATAAGAAGGATTCCCGCGATATTAACGATAATGAACATTTAAAAGAGCTTGTAAATAAAGTGATGATTAGAAATCGTCGAGCAGACACAGGTATTGAATGGACGAAAAGACAAGTTGAAACCATTCCTATTGAGCTTACTAAGGAAGAGCAGGATTTGTATGATTCTGTTACTGAACTACGATCAGAGGGAGACTGGACAACGACATCCGCTTTCTCAGTCATGACTCTTCAAAGAGAAGCATGCAGTAGTAGAGAGGCAGTGTTTTTCACATTAAAGAATATGCTTGAAAAGAAAGAAAACCCCTCGAAGGAATATCAGGATCAAATCACATATTTAATCGAGAAGGTAAACGCCGTTCATACGAATTCGAAGGCCGTCAAAGCTCTAGAATTGATTCAACAAGTAAATGATAAAGTCATTATTTTTACCGAATATCGAGCCACTCAGCTCTATCTTCAATGGTATCTAAAGCAAAATGGAATCAGTTCCGTACCCTTCCGTGGTGGATTTAAAAGAGGCAAAAAAGACTGGATGAGACAGCTTTTTGAAAACAATGTACAGGTCCTTATTGCAACCGAAGCAGGAGGAGAAGGAATTAATCTTCAGTTCTGTAATCATATCATTAATTTTGATCTACCTTGGAATCCAATGAGATTAGAGCAACGTATCGGGAGAATTCATCGCCTAGGTCAAGAAAAAGACGTAATGATTTATAATTTTGCAACTAAAGGAACTGTGGAAGAACATGTTCTAAAGCTACTACATGAAAAAATTAATTTATTTGAAAAAGTAATTGGTGATCTCGATGATATTCTGACTCGGTTAGAGTTTGGTAGCTTTGAGGATCATCTATCAGATATATTCGGAAACTCCACCTCTGAAGGGGAAATGCGAATAAAAATGGACAATCTAGCTTCCATGATTCAATTTGCTGAAGAAGTAAAGGATGGTGATTATCGTGCAGCAACAGGAAATTCATAA
- the comGD gene encoding competence type IV pilus minor pilin ComGD, producing the protein MNNNNGFTLIESIFVLSMFALVVSFSFLFVRPQMFYLDKQLFFSQFKDDLYYIQQYAISNHTVVSVNILPQTHRYYAKDQNGNYIVDRVYSNKVNIREGSQKLYFRYNTSGNINTFGTLFIDIQEERYKLTFNIGKGRFYVVQN; encoded by the coding sequence ATGAATAACAATAATGGGTTTACATTAATAGAATCTATTTTTGTATTAAGTATGTTTGCTTTGGTAGTTTCATTTTCTTTTCTTTTTGTTCGTCCTCAAATGTTTTACCTCGATAAACAGCTCTTTTTTTCACAATTCAAAGATGATCTTTATTATATACAACAATATGCCATTTCAAATCATACTGTTGTCTCAGTAAATATCCTCCCACAAACTCATCGATATTACGCCAAGGATCAAAATGGGAATTATATTGTTGATCGGGTCTACTCAAACAAGGTGAACATTAGAGAGGGTTCACAGAAGTTGTATTTTCGTTATAACACATCTGGAAATATAAATACCTTTGGGACTTTGTTTATTGACATACAAGAAGAACGGTATAAATTAACGTTTAACATAGGGAAGGGAAGATTTTATGTTGTACAAAACTAA
- a CDS encoding YqzE family protein — MSAVNDYVKYITQTITKYIDQPKEERKKMRKEKKETREAFAFRWFGILPYVIMMNKGKREKSLKGNDK; from the coding sequence ATGAGCGCAGTAAATGATTATGTGAAATACATTACACAAACGATTACAAAATATATTGATCAACCAAAGGAAGAAAGAAAAAAGATGAGGAAGGAAAAAAAAGAAACAAGAGAAGCGTTTGCTTTTCGTTGGTTTGGTATTCTTCCATATGTCATTATGATGAACAAAGGAAAAAGAGAGAAATCATTAAAAGGGAATGACAAATGA